A single region of the Syngnathus acus chromosome 6, fSynAcu1.2, whole genome shotgun sequence genome encodes:
- the LOC119124077 gene encoding uncharacterized protein LOC119124077 isoform X1 — MSHDVSACFPTYYSKLYRQKMALLPRPKQFFRRLQQHSIQHVAATFLLQCHLTSTILHFCNFTWGWQQVLLWGLLCMHHAPQLLVQPKKRRQSAPPSSAATAWAIPRCAMHILCGIPQRAPPAAVTAAGIPQRAPPATVTAAGIPQRAPQSPQPGPSGNTQPPAPPPPLPMPPRRRRYRPGTKALMEIRKFQKSTELLIRKAPFSRLVREVCQSYGRSALRWQVFALMALQEAAEALLVLLFSDANLCAIHAKRVTIFPRDLQLGRRIRGQEF; from the exons ATGTCACATGACGTTTCTGCCTGCTTTCCGACTTACTACTCTAAACTCTACAGACAGAAAATGGCACTTTTGCCCCGTCCCAAACAGTTTTTCAGACGGCTGCAACAACATTCTATTCAGCATGTCGCTGCAACGTTTTTACTGCAATGTCACCTCACTTCTACAATTTTACACTTTTGCAATTTTACCTGGGGGTGGCAGCAGGTTCTACTGTGGGGGCTGTTATGTATG CATCATGCGCCACAACTCCTCGTCCAGCCGAAGAAAAGGCGGCAATCCGCGCCGCCGTCCTCCGCAGCCACTGCCTGGGCCATCCCCCGGTGTGCAATGCACATCCTCTGCGGCATCCCCCAGAGGGCGCCGCCCGCCGCAGTCACCGCAGCGGGCATCCCCCAGAGGGCGCCACCCGCCACAGTCACCGCAGCGGGCATCCCCCAGAGGGCGCCGCAGTCACCGCAGCCGGGCCCATCTGGGAATA CTCAGCCACCTGCGCCGCCGCCCCCGTTGCCCATGCCGCCCAGGAGGCGAAGGTACCGGCCAGGGACCAAGGCCCTAATGGAGATCCGCAAGTTCCAGAAGAGCACAGAGCTCCTCATCAGGAAAGCGCCCTTCTCTCGCCTG GTCCGTGAGGTGTGCCAGTCATATGGCAGAAGTGCCCTCAGATGGCAGGTCTTCGCCCTGATGGCGCTTCAGGAG GCGGCTGAGGCCTTATTGGTGTTGCTGTTCTCTGATGCCAACCTGTGCGCCATCCACGCCAAGCGGGTCACCATTTTTCCCCGCGACCTCCAGCTGGGCCGACGGATCCGCGGGCAAGAGTTCTGA
- the LOC119124077 gene encoding histone H3-like centromeric protein A isoform X2 produces the protein MALLPRPKQFFRRLQQHSIQHVAATFLLQCHLTSTILHFCNFTWGWQQVLLWGLLCMHHAPQLLVQPKKRRQSAPPSSAATAWAIPRCAMHILCGIPQRAPPAAVTAAGIPQRAPPATVTAAGIPQRAPQSPQPGPSGNTQPPAPPPPLPMPPRRRRYRPGTKALMEIRKFQKSTELLIRKAPFSRLVREVCQSYGRSALRWQVFALMALQEAAEALLVLLFSDANLCAIHAKRVTIFPRDLQLGRRIRGQEF, from the exons ATGGCACTTTTGCCCCGTCCCAAACAGTTTTTCAGACGGCTGCAACAACATTCTATTCAGCATGTCGCTGCAACGTTTTTACTGCAATGTCACCTCACTTCTACAATTTTACACTTTTGCAATTTTACCTGGGGGTGGCAGCAGGTTCTACTGTGGGGGCTGTTATGTATG CATCATGCGCCACAACTCCTCGTCCAGCCGAAGAAAAGGCGGCAATCCGCGCCGCCGTCCTCCGCAGCCACTGCCTGGGCCATCCCCCGGTGTGCAATGCACATCCTCTGCGGCATCCCCCAGAGGGCGCCGCCCGCCGCAGTCACCGCAGCGGGCATCCCCCAGAGGGCGCCACCCGCCACAGTCACCGCAGCGGGCATCCCCCAGAGGGCGCCGCAGTCACCGCAGCCGGGCCCATCTGGGAATA CTCAGCCACCTGCGCCGCCGCCCCCGTTGCCCATGCCGCCCAGGAGGCGAAGGTACCGGCCAGGGACCAAGGCCCTAATGGAGATCCGCAAGTTCCAGAAGAGCACAGAGCTCCTCATCAGGAAAGCGCCCTTCTCTCGCCTG GTCCGTGAGGTGTGCCAGTCATATGGCAGAAGTGCCCTCAGATGGCAGGTCTTCGCCCTGATGGCGCTTCAGGAG GCGGCTGAGGCCTTATTGGTGTTGCTGTTCTCTGATGCCAACCTGTGCGCCATCCACGCCAAGCGGGTCACCATTTTTCCCCGCGACCTCCAGCTGGGCCGACGGATCCGCGGGCAAGAGTTCTGA
- the LOC119124077 gene encoding histone H3-like centromeric protein A isoform X3, with translation MHILCGIPQRAPPAAVTAAGIPQRAPPATVTAAGIPQRAPQSPQPGPSGNTQPPAPPPPLPMPPRRRRYRPGTKALMEIRKFQKSTELLIRKAPFSRLVREVCQSYGRSALRWQVFALMALQEAAEALLVLLFSDANLCAIHAKRVTIFPRDLQLGRRIRGQEF, from the exons ATGCACATCCTCTGCGGCATCCCCCAGAGGGCGCCGCCCGCCGCAGTCACCGCAGCGGGCATCCCCCAGAGGGCGCCACCCGCCACAGTCACCGCAGCGGGCATCCCCCAGAGGGCGCCGCAGTCACCGCAGCCGGGCCCATCTGGGAATA CTCAGCCACCTGCGCCGCCGCCCCCGTTGCCCATGCCGCCCAGGAGGCGAAGGTACCGGCCAGGGACCAAGGCCCTAATGGAGATCCGCAAGTTCCAGAAGAGCACAGAGCTCCTCATCAGGAAAGCGCCCTTCTCTCGCCTG GTCCGTGAGGTGTGCCAGTCATATGGCAGAAGTGCCCTCAGATGGCAGGTCTTCGCCCTGATGGCGCTTCAGGAG GCGGCTGAGGCCTTATTGGTGTTGCTGTTCTCTGATGCCAACCTGTGCGCCATCCACGCCAAGCGGGTCACCATTTTTCCCCGCGACCTCCAGCTGGGCCGACGGATCCGCGGGCAAGAGTTCTGA
- the LOC119124029 gene encoding zinc finger BED domain-containing protein 4-like, with translation MEFIALDDQPFSIVEDVGFRRLIDHIEPRYAMPSRRHFSDVCLPELFNIVATHVHELLASDITAISFTTDIWSSDVSLTSMLSLTAQWIDKDFKLQKILLHSQEFRGSHTAAAISDAFTNMCDTWHIDRSKVHAIVSDNARNMTKAIEDSQLKGIRCMAHTLHLAVNEGVLSQRSVKDILAIGRRIVGHFKHSQLAYSRLQSMQDQLGTQIKRFQQDVSTRWNSTFYMLESLFAQKRVLAAYSADHELPATFTSHQWVLIENILSVLAPFEQLTKEISSSDASVADVIPLIAALKRLLSKEVETDHGVKTIKSTLLESVKRRFTESNDDPLHFIATVLDPRYKDHYLDVGIKQRAREMIQAAMDGDNPLGDGPAHSAGGEQSAEKRTRHSAPDEGHAPSLSDTFNEILQESAPNNRQPTSSTAQQLDGYLSEVPISRSDDPLAYWRNNHGRFPDLAKIARKYLSAPCTSTDSERLFSAAAHVLDEKRNRLHCDKAEKLLFIKKNLPLYLKK, from the exons ATGGAATTCATTGCCTTAGATGATCAGCCGTTCTCTATCGTAGAAGATGTGGGATTTCGTAGGCTGATAGATCACATTGAGCCCCGTTATGCTATGCCAAGCAGACGACATTTCTCAGACGTGTGTTTACCTGAGCTGTTTAATATCGTTGCAACTCATGTCCATGAGCTTCTAGCATCAGATATTACAGCGATCAGTTTCACGACCGACATATGGAGCTCCGACGTCAGCCTCACCAGTATGCTCAGCCTAACCGCGCAGTGGATCGACAAAGATTTCAAGCTGCAAAAGATTCTGCTCCATTCACAAGAGTTTAGAGGCTcacacacagcagcagcaatttCTGATGCATTTACCAATATGTGCGACACCTGGCATATCGACCGATCTAAAGTGCATGCCATAGTGAGTGACAATGCAAGAAATATGACAAAAGCGATAGAAGACAGCCAGCTGAAAGGAATACGGTGCATGGCCCACACACTACATCTGGCTGTGAACGAGGGAGTGTTGTCTCAGCGCAGCGTAAAAGACATATTGGCTATAGGCAGAAGAATAGTTGGCCACTTTAAACATTCTCAGCTGGCCTATTCCCGCTTACAGTCTATGCAAGATCAGCTTGGAACACAAATAAAACGGTTCCAACAAGACGTGAGTACACGCTGGAATAGCACTTTTTACATGCTGGAAAGCCTCTTTGCACAAAAGCGAGTCTTGGCTGCTTACAGCGCAGATCATGAGCTCCCCGCGACATTCACTTCACACCAGTGGGTCTTAATAGAGAACATTCTCTCTGTCCTTGCCCCCTTTGAGCAGCTAACGAAAGAGATCAGCTCCTCTGATGCATCTGTTGCAGACGTAATACCGTTAATTGCGGCACTAAAGCGTCTTCTAAGTAAAGAAGTTGAGACGGACCACGGGgtgaaaacaatcaaaagtACACTCTTAGAGTCTGTCAAGAGACGTTTCACTGAGAGCAATGATGATCCTCTGCACTTCATCGCGACTGTACTTGATCCGCGTTATAAGGATCATTACTTGGATGTGGGAATAAAACAGCGCGCACGAGAAATGATCCAGGCCGCGATGGATGGGGACAACCCGCTTGGAGACGGGCCAGCGCACAGCGCAGGAGGAGAGCAGAGCGCCGAAAAAAGGACCCGTCACTCTGCACCAGATGAGGGGCATGCGCCTTCGTTGTCTGATACGTTCAATGAGATCCTGCAAGAGAGTGCCCCAAACAATAG GCAGCCAACAAGCTCAACCGCTCAACAATTAGATGGTTATCTGTCTGAAGTCCCCATCTCCAGAAGTGATGACCCTCTTGCCTACTGGAGAAATAACCATGGCCGCTTTCCTGACCTGGCAAAGATAGCACGCAAGTACTTGTCTGCGCCGTGCACAAGCACTGACAGTGAGAGACTGTTCAGTGCTGCAGCTCATGTTCTTGATGAGAAGAGGAACAGACTTCACTGTGACAAAGCAGAAAAGCTACTCTTCATCAAGAAAAACCTGCCACTTTACCTCAAGAAGTAG